In the genome of Armatimonadota bacterium, the window CACCTCTTCCTCAAATCCCGTCATCCGTCCTCTCCCGTCCGCGGTTTTTCGCGGCCTCTGCCACCGCCTCCGCGGGTCCCGCGAGCCCGCCCGAGATCACCAGGGTCATGCCCTCGTCCACCATGAGAGGAACGGGGAGGGCCTCCGACTCCGGGACGATCATGAGGAACCCCGTGGTGGGATTCGACGTGCTCCCCACGAACACCTTGCGGAGGCGCTGCCCGGAAGGGAGCCGCAGCTCGCCCCTAACGAAGGCGGGGACG includes:
- a CDS encoding DUF502 domain-containing protein — protein: MILPGGRVPDGQTPKDPDRGVAGHPAAQIAEALLGDRTASFRRVVRVEWPRRGAYVPAFVRGELRLPSGQRLRKVFVGSTSNPTTGFLMIVPESEALPVPLMVDEGMTLVISGGLAGPAEAVAEAAKNRGRERTDDGI